Proteins encoded together in one Coffea arabica cultivar ET-39 chromosome 2c, Coffea Arabica ET-39 HiFi, whole genome shotgun sequence window:
- the LOC140035021 gene encoding uncharacterized protein has product MKKCELCNSTAKMYCDSDQASLCWDCDARVHTANFLVAKHLRTLLCHACQSPTPWTASGPKLGPTVSVCQACANRTSSSIDGDHDPENNRDDSDEDDDADSEDEDDQDDNDDGDSSDDSGDEDDGDNQVVPLSPTPLPPPLISSSSSSEDSSRRSSHRRDGGVSSSRIGYFSNHSNENGRFSCDSIERSRQKGNYRISSPTSWV; this is encoded by the exons atgAAGAAATGTGAACTCTGCAATTCTACAGCAAAAATGTACTGTGATTCAGATCAAGCAAGCCTTTGTTGGGATTGTGATGCCAGAGTTCATACTGCCAACTTCCTTGTTGCTAAGCACTTGAGGACTCTTCTCTGCCATGCCTGCCAATCTCCAACACCTTGGACTGCCTCTGGTCCCAAACTTGGACCTACAGTTTCAGTTTGCCAGGCCTGTGCCAATAGAACTTCAAGTAGTATTGACGGTGATCATGATCCTGAAAATAATAGAGACGACAGCGACGAGGACGATGATGCTGATagtgaagatgaagatgatcaaGATGACAATGATGATGGTGATAGCAGCGATGACAGTGGCGATGAAGATGATGGAGATAATCAAGTTGTGCCTTTGTCTCCCACGCCTTTACCTCCACCTCTGATCTCGAGCTCTTCTAGTAGCGAAGATTCATCGAGAAGATCTTCTCATAGAAGAGATGGAGGCGTCTCAAGTTCAAGAATTGGGTATTTTTCCAATCATTCAAATGAAAATGGCAGATTCTCCTGTGAT AGCATTGAAAGatcaaggcaaaagggcaattACAGGATCAGTTCTCCAACCTCCTGGGTTTGA